Below is a genomic region from Rhodococcus sp. WMMA185.
GCGACAAGATCAATGCCGGGTTGGAAGCTGACGCAGGATATGTCGGAACCTTCGGTCGGGAAGCTCAGGAGAGTCTGACCGAGCTCCGGAATACGTTCCTGCGCAAAGCGCATGCCGCCGCGATGGAGCGCTGTATCGCGGCATACTTGGAGCGTACGGGAATGGACGTCGGAGAGATTCACACGCTGACACTCCGTGATCTCTTGCCTGGCAATGACCGGGATGCGTTGCTGCGCCGCCGCGTCGCTATCGGTTTGAGTACTTCTGCGAACAGTCGTGTGCTCGTCGACGACGAAGGTAAATCGGTTGCCAGTGAGTCGGCACCGATGCGCCTGCGCTTTGCCAAGTCCGTGCGCATCTCCATGGAAGGGAACGCGCACTTCTGCCGACGGCTGCTCGCCACCCGTTACGCCGACAGCGATCAAGGCGGTGCCAGCCCCCGAATCACCGACGTCAGGACTGCGAGGAGCGATCGATGAAGGCCGTGCAAGTAGTGGGATATCACACGAAGTTGCAGCTGGCCGACATTCCCGAGCCGGGGATCGAGGGCCCGTTCGATGTCATCGTGCGAATTGGTGGCGCGGGAGTGTGCCGTACCGATATCCATATCCTCGAAGGGCAGTGGAAGGACAAGAGCGGGGTTGCGCTGCCCTACACGATCGGTCACGAAAACGCGGGCTGGGTGCACGCGGTCGGGGATGCGGTTACCAATGTCGGGGTGGGGGACAAGGTGATACTGCACCCACTGATCACCTGCGGTCTGTGTCGTGCCTGCCGGGCCGGTGATGATGTTCATTGTCAGGACAGCCAGTTCCCAGGCATCGACACCGACGGTGGCTATGCCGAGTTCTTGCGTACCACTGCTCGAAGTGTGGTCCGGATCGATGACGAACTCGAGCCCGCCGATGTCGCGGCGCTCGCCGATGCCGGTCTGACCGCCTATCACGCGGCGGCGAAGGTGGCGAGGGCGACCAGGCCAGGTGACGTGTGTGTGGTGATCGGAGCTGGTGGGCTCGGGCACATCGGTATTCAGGTGCTGGAGGCCATTTCCGGGGTGACGGTGGTCGCGCTCGATCGCAACCCTGACGCCGTTGATCTCGCCGTGAAGGTGGGTGCCGACCACGGGATCGTCGCGGACGGCACCCACGTCCAGCAGGTGCTGGATCTAACCGATGGGAACGGGGCGGAGGCAGTGGTCGACTTCGTCGGAGAGGGAGGCGCGACCCGGGAAGGGATCACGATGCTCCGTCGTGCGGGCAACTATTACGTGGTCGGTTACGGAGAGAACATCGATGTTCCCACTATCGATGTGGTCTCCACGGAGATCAATTTCATCGGGAATCTGGTCGGCTCGTACAACGACTTGCAGGATCTGATGGTCCTTGCCTCGCAGGGCAAGGTGACCCTGCACACGACGAACTATCGACTCGAGGACTTCCAGCGCGCACTCGATGACCTCGGCGCCGGGGGTGTACGCGGCCGGGCGATTCTCGTTCCCTAGAACGCGTCGAGCTCGAAGTAAAGTACGAAAGGAACTTCAGCCATGGCCAAGGAGTTGCGGTACGACACGGACGCGCGGTCACGTCTCGAGCACGGTGTCAACGCCCTCGCCGATGCGGTGAAGGTGACCCTCGGGCCGAAGGGGCGAAACGCGGTACTCGAAAAGCTCACGGGGCCGCCCACCATCACCAACGACGGCGTCACCATCGCGCGGGAAATCCAGCTGAGCGAGCCTTTCGCGAACATGGGTGCCCAGCTCGTCAAGGAGGTGGCGATGAAGACCAATGGCGTCGTAGGTGACGGCACCACCACCGCGATCGTGCTGGCACAGGCGATGGTGCACGAAGGACTGCGCGCCGTCGATGCCGGAGCCAACCCGGTGCGCTTGCGTCGGGGCATCGAACAGACCGTCCCGGTCGTCGTCGACGGGCTCCGCGGACAATCGGCTACGGTCGGCGGCCTGGGTGACCTCCAGCGGATCGCGAGCCTGGCGGCGAGCGACGACGACGCGATCGGTGAGACCATCGCCCACGCGGTCGATTATGTCGGCAAGTCCGGAATCGTCACCACCGAAGAAAGCGACACCCTCGGGATGTCGGTCGACATCGTCGACGGCATCGAGTTCGACCACGGCTACATCTCCGGTTACATGGTCACCGACCCCGAGCGGATGGTGGCGGTCCACGAGAACCCGCTGATCTTGTTGACCAACAAGAAGATCACCAAGGTGCAGGACATCATGCCCAGTATCGAGGTAGCCAAGCGTGCCGATCGACCTCTGGTAGTGCTGGCGGAAGACGTCGACGGTCCGGCTCTGCAACTGTTGGTCGGCGGAAATATGCACGCGACGATGCAATCCGTCGTCGTCCGCGCACCGGGTTTCGGTCACCGCCGAGTAGCCGAGTTGCAGGACCTCGCGGTGGCGTTGGGTGGGCACGTGATCGCCAAGGACACCGGAATCGAGTTGTCTGAGGCGGCGCTCGAACATCTAGGTTCGTGCAACCGAATCACCGTGACCGAGAACGGGACGACGATGGTCGGTGGGCACGGCGACCAGAGCCTGGTCGATGCCCGAATCTCCCAGCTCGAGGCTCAACTCGAGCGGGCGAGGATCGACACCGATCGAGACAGCCTCGAGCTGCGGATCGCCCGACTGGCCGGCCGGGTCGCCGTCATCCGCGTCGGCGGTGCGACCAGCGTCGAACTCAGGGAGCGGATGCTTCGAGTGGAGGACGCCTTGGCCGCCACACGGGCGGCACTCGAGGAAGGCATCGTGTCCGGCGGGGGCAGCGCGCTGATTCAGGCACAGCGAGCACTGGACGGACTCGAACTCTCTGGGGACGAGGGGATCGGGCGCGACGTCGTCCGGCGTGCCCTGGCCGAGCCGCTGCGCCGGATCGCGATCAACGCCGGCTTCGACGGCGACGATGTTGCCGAAGCCGTCGCGCAGCTACCTGTTGGGCACGGGTTCAACGCGCTCACCGGCGAGTACGGTGACATGTTTCGTGATGGTGTGATCGACCCGTTCACAGTCACCCGAGCCGCGTTCGTGAGTGCAGCGTCGATCGCTGCGCTGCTCATCACGACCGAGACCGCGATCGTGGAGGAGGTGGTGGGCAACCCCGGCGCAATCGTGGCGCCCGGGTTCGGCGACTTGGCCGAGGGCATGATCCGCCCGTCGAACATCTACTGACCGTTCGTGGCGCAAGCGGCGTATCAGGCACGCGCCGCTGTGATCTCGTGTCTCAGAATGAGACGGGGCTCATCGTGATGCGGCGTACCCTCGAGCCAGCAACGAAGGATTCGGCTCATGACCATCACAGACGCGCGGCAAGCACGGGAACGTTTTCTGACCGAACACGATCTCGACGCAGCTATACGCGAGAGTATCTCTACGTCCTGGAAACGATCGAAGGCGCTGAACGTGCGCGTCGATCGTCTCGACCTCCCGTTCGTTCGTGAACCGGACCCCGGTAGCCCTCTCATGTCGGCGGCCGCTCCGGTGCTCGAGCAACTGGTCGACGGGCTGTCCGACGAACCTGTCAGCGTCATCCTGACCGGTCCGGACGGAGTAGTGCTCACCAGAATTGCTGCCAGCCGAAGCCTCAATAAGGCGCTCGACACCGTCAATCTGGCTCCGGGCTACAGCTACTCGGAAGAGTCCGTGGGAACGAACGGAATCGGCACCGCACTCGAAACGCGTAAGCCTACGCTCGTGACCGGGGCCGAGCACTACTCCGAATGTCTCGAGCACTTGGCGTGCGCAGGCGTCCCGATTCTGCACCCGGTATCGGGCCACCTCGTTGGAGCGCTCGACCTCACCGGGTGGGTCGATGACGGGGGTCCGCTATTGGCCACGCTCGCAAGATCGGCCACGAAACAGATCGAGGGGCGATTGCTCACGCAGGCCAGTGCGGCGCAGACCGATCTGCTGAACGCATATCTGCGAGCCTGCCGGCGGTCACCACAATCGGGAATCCTCGCCCTCGGCGACGACGTCGTCCTGATCAACCGCCGACTCCGGGGGATCCTGGACGCCCAGGATCAGGCCACGCTTGTCGAACTCGGCCTCGATTCCTTTGGCCGTGCCGTCGAACACAGTCAGGTGGCCGTTCTTCCCAGCGGGCAGAGGATCCGCCTGTCCCATTCGGGTGATTGTCCCGGCGGAACGCACAGCGAGATGGCGCTCCTGCAGGTGCACCTCATCGACACCGAGGAACCGGAGACCCGCGGCGGAGGGGTGAACTCAGGTGTAGTGCGCGGACTCGCCGGATCCAGCTCGTCGTGGCGTTCAAGCTACGAGCAGATCGCAAGTTGTGTGCGGGAAGGGCAGTGGGTCGCGGTCTCGGGCGAGCAGGGATCGGGCCGCTGCCACGCGCTGAAGGTAGCGGCAACGCAAGATCAGTGCAGCATCACCCGTGTGTTCACTCCGGAAGACTTCCGTGCCGGGGCCGACGGCCTGCAGGTGCTCGCGCAAGAGCTCGAGCACGAGAGTTTCCGAATTATCCTTCGCGATCTCGACCGTCTCGGTGAGGCCCAGCAAGCTGCCATCGTGGAATTGATCCGAGATCGTCAGGACGACGGATGGATCGGCACCACGATCGGCAGTGTCGGCGAGGAACCGGTGGTCGATGCACTGATCCTCCCGCTATTCGACCGCACCGTGCCCGTCCCGGCATTGCGCCACCGGATCGAGGATCTCCGCGAACTGGTACCGCTGCTGCTCCGTCAGCTCAGCCATGGATCTGAGGTGACAATGTCTGCGCAGGCAATGCGGCAGCTGTGCAAGTACAGTTGGCCCGGCAACGTCGAACAGCTGCGGTCGGTTCTTCAGACAGTGGTGAACCGGCAACGTTCCGGCACCATCGAGGCCTCTGAGATTCCGCCCGTGTGTCGGACGCTGAGCCGACGTACCCTCACTCGGATCGAGGCTCTCGAACGCGACGCCATTGTTCGCAGTCTCGAAGAGAACCGCGGCAACAAGAAGGCGGCGGCCAAAGCCCTGGGAATCTCGCGAGCCACGATCTACCGAAGGATCAAGGAGTTCGGCATCGTCTGATTCCGACACCCGGCTTCCTCGAACCAGAACTACCGCGAGGTGTGGACGGTAGCCGGGAGGACGGATTTCTGCCCCTACTGCGGAGTCAGTGTTGGGCAGTGCCGGAAACAAGAAAGACGCTTCCGGCGCAGTAGTCTGAACCGCGAATCAGAACCGTCCTTCGCAGATTCTTCCCGAGGAGAACCCGTGGCCGTCGATCGCCTGCTGCCCACCGACGAAGCCCGTGACCTGATCGCGCTGACGCGGGACGTCGCCGACAAGGTCCTCACGCCGATCGTCGACGAACACGAGAAGACCGAGAAATACCCCGACGGCGTCTTCGCCACGCTCGGAGAGGCGGGGCTGCTCAGCCTGCCCTACCCGGAGGAGTGGGGTGGCGGTGGACAGCCGTACGAGGTGTACCTTCAGGTGCTCGAGGAGCTCGCAGCCCGTTGGGCGGCTGTCGCCGTGGCAGTCAGCGTGCACAGCCTCGCCTGCCACCCGCTGA
It encodes:
- a CDS encoding iron-sulfur cluster assembly protein yields the protein MTAPPATRVQDEILAVLARVTDPELDEPITELGFVRTIIVADDGVTVHLRLPTAFCSPNFAYLMASDALDALRTVEGIGKVHMLLDDHHDSDKINAGLEADAGYVGTFGREAQESLTELRNTFLRKAHAAAMERCIAAYLERTGMDVGEIHTLTLRDLLPGNDRDALLRRRVAIGLSTSANSRVLVDDEGKSVASESAPMRLRFAKSVRISMEGNAHFCRRLLATRYADSDQGGASPRITDVRTARSDR
- a CDS encoding NAD(P)-dependent alcohol dehydrogenase, whose product is MKAVQVVGYHTKLQLADIPEPGIEGPFDVIVRIGGAGVCRTDIHILEGQWKDKSGVALPYTIGHENAGWVHAVGDAVTNVGVGDKVILHPLITCGLCRACRAGDDVHCQDSQFPGIDTDGGYAEFLRTTARSVVRIDDELEPADVAALADAGLTAYHAAAKVARATRPGDVCVVIGAGGLGHIGIQVLEAISGVTVVALDRNPDAVDLAVKVGADHGIVADGTHVQQVLDLTDGNGAEAVVDFVGEGGATREGITMLRRAGNYYVVGYGENIDVPTIDVVSTEINFIGNLVGSYNDLQDLMVLASQGKVTLHTTNYRLEDFQRALDDLGAGGVRGRAILVP
- the groL gene encoding chaperonin GroEL (60 kDa chaperone family; promotes refolding of misfolded polypeptides especially under stressful conditions; forms two stacked rings of heptamers to form a barrel-shaped 14mer; ends can be capped by GroES; misfolded proteins enter the barrel where they are refolded when GroES binds), whose protein sequence is MAKELRYDTDARSRLEHGVNALADAVKVTLGPKGRNAVLEKLTGPPTITNDGVTIAREIQLSEPFANMGAQLVKEVAMKTNGVVGDGTTTAIVLAQAMVHEGLRAVDAGANPVRLRRGIEQTVPVVVDGLRGQSATVGGLGDLQRIASLAASDDDAIGETIAHAVDYVGKSGIVTTEESDTLGMSVDIVDGIEFDHGYISGYMVTDPERMVAVHENPLILLTNKKITKVQDIMPSIEVAKRADRPLVVLAEDVDGPALQLLVGGNMHATMQSVVVRAPGFGHRRVAELQDLAVALGGHVIAKDTGIELSEAALEHLGSCNRITVTENGTTMVGGHGDQSLVDARISQLEAQLERARIDTDRDSLELRIARLAGRVAVIRVGGATSVELRERMLRVEDALAATRAALEEGIVSGGGSALIQAQRALDGLELSGDEGIGRDVVRRALAEPLRRIAINAGFDGDDVAEAVAQLPVGHGFNALTGEYGDMFRDGVIDPFTVTRAAFVSAASIAALLITTETAIVEEVVGNPGAIVAPGFGDLAEGMIRPSNIY
- a CDS encoding sigma-54-dependent Fis family transcriptional regulator; translated protein: MTITDARQARERFLTEHDLDAAIRESISTSWKRSKALNVRVDRLDLPFVREPDPGSPLMSAAAPVLEQLVDGLSDEPVSVILTGPDGVVLTRIAASRSLNKALDTVNLAPGYSYSEESVGTNGIGTALETRKPTLVTGAEHYSECLEHLACAGVPILHPVSGHLVGALDLTGWVDDGGPLLATLARSATKQIEGRLLTQASAAQTDLLNAYLRACRRSPQSGILALGDDVVLINRRLRGILDAQDQATLVELGLDSFGRAVEHSQVAVLPSGQRIRLSHSGDCPGGTHSEMALLQVHLIDTEEPETRGGGVNSGVVRGLAGSSSSWRSSYEQIASCVREGQWVAVSGEQGSGRCHALKVAATQDQCSITRVFTPEDFRAGADGLQVLAQELEHESFRIILRDLDRLGEAQQAAIVELIRDRQDDGWIGTTIGSVGEEPVVDALILPLFDRTVPVPALRHRIEDLRELVPLLLRQLSHGSEVTMSAQAMRQLCKYSWPGNVEQLRSVLQTVVNRQRSGTIEASEIPPVCRTLSRRTLTRIEALERDAIVRSLEENRGNKKAAAKALGISRATIYRRIKEFGIV